In Temnothorax longispinosus isolate EJ_2023e chromosome 2, Tlon_JGU_v1, whole genome shotgun sequence, one DNA window encodes the following:
- the LOC139825309 gene encoding tumor protein p63-regulated gene 1-like protein isoform X1, producing MEETCLDEGPAVNFERATLEIANTDPVTVRPSASAESADDASKQHSASRDVCNVPFKHIDVHTFFTDRNEVVERAISDCTEKLINQNNDELVGSWLLTEISLWDTEKERLVLLATKALYSIKYDFISLKILDFNRIPILLFDTVVTGDLIYPTSSLAPRLSGLAEGVSSIIHCAVRQELSSIAGCSNLAQFEPRKRHLSGIRLMWNGGQPLPLIKKWNPFARGIPWLTYASHPLFWYKDGTEIVKTRFDIEAFNTTLKSLLPRECNVVNMPIIIENYCGLGALVHNRNGLGFFKVRGKVSF from the exons ATGGAAGAGACATGTCTGGATGAGGGACCTGCGGTAAATTTCGAAAGAGCCACCCTAGAAATCGCCAATACCGACC CTGTCACTGTCAGACCGTCCGCGTCGGCGGAGAGCGCGGATGACGCGTCGAAGCAGCATTCGGCCTCGAGAGACGTGTGCAACGTGCCATTCAAGCATATAGACGTTCATACATTTTTCACTGACAGGAACGAGGTCGTGGAAAGGGCGATAAGCGACTGTACGGAGAAACTGATAAACCAAAACAATGACGAGCTCGTAGGAAGTTGGCTTCTGACAGA GATAAGTCTGTGGGACACGGAAAAGGAAAGACTCGTATTATTGGCAACGAAAGCCCTTTACTCTATAAAGTACGACTTTATTTCTCTAAAGATATTGGACTTTAATCGCATACCTATATTGCTGTTTGATACGGTAGTTACGGGGGATTTGATTTATCCAACCTCGTCTCTTGCACC ACGATTAAGCGGATTAGCAGAAGGCGTATCGTCTATAATTCATTGTGCAGTGCGTCAGGAATTGTCGTCTATCGCAGGTTGCTCTAATCTTGCTCAATTTGAGCCTAG gaaGCGGCATTTGTCGGGAATAAGACTTATGTGGAACGGAGGGCAACCCTTGCCTCTTATAAAAAAGTGGAATCCGTTCGCGAGAGGTATACCATGGCTCACGTACGCTAGTCACCCATTGTTCTGGTACAAAG ATGGAACCGAGATTGTTAAAACGAGATTTGACATAGAAGCCTTCAATACTACGCTCAAAAGTTTATTACCTCGTGAATGCAACGTTGTTAACATGCCGATCATCATAGAGAATTATTGCGGTCTCGGTGCCTTAGTGCACAATAGAAACGGCTTAGGTTTCTTTAAAGTACGCGGCAAAGTCAGTTTCTAA
- the LOC139825309 gene encoding tumor protein p63-regulated gene 1-like protein isoform X2, whose amino-acid sequence MEETCLDEGPAVNFERATLEIANTDPVTVRPSASAESADDASKQHSASRDVCNVPFKHIDVHTFFTDRNEVVERAISDCTEKLINQNNDELVGSWLLTEISLWDTEKERLVLLATKALYSIKYDFISLKILDFNRIPILLFDTVVTGDLIYPTSSLAPKRHLSGIRLMWNGGQPLPLIKKWNPFARGIPWLTYASHPLFWYKDGTEIVKTRFDIEAFNTTLKSLLPRECNVVNMPIIIENYCGLGALVHNRNGLGFFKVRGKVSF is encoded by the exons ATGGAAGAGACATGTCTGGATGAGGGACCTGCGGTAAATTTCGAAAGAGCCACCCTAGAAATCGCCAATACCGACC CTGTCACTGTCAGACCGTCCGCGTCGGCGGAGAGCGCGGATGACGCGTCGAAGCAGCATTCGGCCTCGAGAGACGTGTGCAACGTGCCATTCAAGCATATAGACGTTCATACATTTTTCACTGACAGGAACGAGGTCGTGGAAAGGGCGATAAGCGACTGTACGGAGAAACTGATAAACCAAAACAATGACGAGCTCGTAGGAAGTTGGCTTCTGACAGA GATAAGTCTGTGGGACACGGAAAAGGAAAGACTCGTATTATTGGCAACGAAAGCCCTTTACTCTATAAAGTACGACTTTATTTCTCTAAAGATATTGGACTTTAATCGCATACCTATATTGCTGTTTGATACGGTAGTTACGGGGGATTTGATTTATCCAACCTCGTCTCTTGCACC gaaGCGGCATTTGTCGGGAATAAGACTTATGTGGAACGGAGGGCAACCCTTGCCTCTTATAAAAAAGTGGAATCCGTTCGCGAGAGGTATACCATGGCTCACGTACGCTAGTCACCCATTGTTCTGGTACAAAG ATGGAACCGAGATTGTTAAAACGAGATTTGACATAGAAGCCTTCAATACTACGCTCAAAAGTTTATTACCTCGTGAATGCAACGTTGTTAACATGCCGATCATCATAGAGAATTATTGCGGTCTCGGTGCCTTAGTGCACAATAGAAACGGCTTAGGTTTCTTTAAAGTACGCGGCAAAGTCAGTTTCTAA